The genomic DNA CGAGGAAACCCGCCGAGAAGGTCTTGAAGGCCTGCGGGAAAGAGCGAACCGCAAACAGCGGTCCGCCGCCCAGCCGTTCCATGACGAGGAAAGGTGCGCCAATCGCAGTGCCACCAGCCTCGAACAGATGGGGCTGCGGCACCGGGTACCCGACGGCCGCGAGGTGGCTGATGATGCGGTACTCCAGCGCGCCCTTGTTCGCGGCCTCGATGCTGGCATAGATGCGCAGGACGAGCGGTGCGCGAGGTTCGACGCCGGGCAGCATCGCGCTCCGCTCGCGGAGACTGAACTCGTAGAGCGTCGTTTCCCATCCGCTCGCCAGTACGCGCAAGTCCTCTACGGCCGTGTCAAAATAGACGCAGAGCGCAGCCGAGAGCGTTTCGGGCTCGGTGGGGACTTGGGCAAGGGCGTCGGGCACGGCGAGGCGAGCCTAGTATGCGTGTCGTGCGCCGCGCAATTGGCGACCTGCGGGACCGCGATCAGCGTTAACCGCGCCGGCTCCGGCGCTACTTCGGCGGCGCTCCGGCTTCCGGCGGCGGACCCGGATTTGCCGGTGGGCTTGCGGGAGCGGAGTTCGATTGTAAGCCGGACGGCGTCTGCTGCGAAGGAGCGAAAAAGTGGTAGTTCTGCGTTCCTTCGTCGGGCGTCTTCCGCAACGTCTCGGGAATTACGCCGCGCGCGCCCAGGTCGTGCTGGAGTGTCGACGTGAGGAGCGGTCCGCGGGTGTCGGAGATGTCGATTGTAACCTCGACCGAAAGACCCATCCTGAGCGGCTTGTCGAGCGGCTCCGGGGCGTTGAGCACGATCTTGACCGGTACGCGCTGGACGACCTTGACCCAGTTGCCGGTGGCGTTTTCCGGCGGCAGCAGCGCGAAGGCCGAACCGGTGCCGATGCTGATCGAATCGACGTGGGCCTGATAGATGTAGCCGGGATAGATGTCGGCTTCGACCTCGACCGGCTGGCCGACGCGGACGTCGGTCAGCTGGGTCTCCTTATAGTTGGCGGTGATGTAGAGGCCGCGGATCGGAACCAGCGCCATCAGTGGCTGTCCGGCTTCGATGCGATGGCCGATATGGACGCTCTTGCGGGTCACGATTCCGTCGAATGGGGCCCTGATCATCGTGTAGCTGAGGTTGAGCCGCGCAGCCTGCAGCGCTGCGCTGGCCTGCTGAACCACCGGCCGTTGGTAGCGGGTGTGATCCTCGCCGTTGGTCCCGAGGGCCGCCTCGGCCTGCATCAGTTGATGGTTGGCCAGCCCCTGGGTAGCCATCGCGACGCGCAGTGCCGTCGTCGCCTGGTCGTAGTACTCGGCCGATACCACGCCTTGAGCCTTGAGCTGTTTTGCCCGGTCGTAGTCGATGCGCGCCTGCCGGAGTTGCGATTCGGCGAGCTTCAGGCCCGATTGCGCGGCCTCGACCTGGGCATAAAGCTGGTCGACAGTCTGACGGGCGCGCTCGAGTTGGGCCTCGGCGCCGTTGACCTGAACCTGGTAGTCGCTCGGATCAAGCTCGACCAGCGTGTCGCCGGCCTTGACGCGCCAGTTGTCGGAGACGAAGACCTTGGTAACCGTGCCGGAGATTCGCGACGAAATAAGGCCGATGGTGCCGTCGACGTAGGCGTCGTCGGTGGAGACGTGCGAACTGAAATAGCGGTAATACCTGAGAGCCGGGAAGATGGCAGCCAATAAAAGGATCGCCACTGCGGCGAGCAGGATCCGACGGAACCAGATCGATTTCATTTTGCGGTCGCGATTCGCCCCGAGTCGTCGAAAACGCCGGGCAGTTCAACACCGGCAGCAGAGGGCCCAACCCTCATATTTAACCCATAGATCACAATCGAAAAAAACGGCTTGGCAAATTTAGCCTGTCCGTCCCACGCCGTCCACTATGGCGTGAGCGGACCGGCGCGCAGCGCCGCCTGGCCGCGGTCGCCGCGCGCTAGGGGAATTTGATGAGCAGTCGGGGACCTCCGCTCGCTTGCACTGCGACCACGCCGTTGGACTGGATATCGGCGATGATGGTTCCGGCGGTGTCGACCGAATTGATGATCGCGTCAACGCGGGCGTCGGGATGCTCGAACAGAAACAGCGTCGGGGCGCGCGCTTCGAACACGAAGCTCAGCGACAGATCCTCGACCAATCCGGTGAGCAGCCCGCTGGCCGGTCCCTTCATGAAGATCCGGATATCGGGATTCGCGTGCGGTGCGACTCCGGTCAGGCCGCCGAAGGTCTGCACTACTGTGGTACCGAACGGATCGTTGGTCGAGGCCTCGGCCACCAGCGTGACTCCGTTGAACAGTTGCGTGGTCATCAGCGCGGAATTATTGGTGAGTTTGGTGACCGTCATCTGCGTGCCGGGCGCGTTGTTGACGATCACCACCGCTTCGGGCACCACGCCGCGAAAGCTCCACGACTGCGAACTGTCGGTGACCAGCGCCTGGAACGGCGTGCCCGGCGTGCCGAGCACCCACAGACTGTTCTCCGCCGGGACCTGAGAGGTATTGCCGGGTGCGGTCGGATTCGCCGTGCCGAACGCGCCGCCGCATGCGGCGCAAGCGAAAGTCAGCATCGCGAGCGCCAGGTGCCGCAGCGCTGACGACCACTTCAGTTTCAAATTCCCTTTCATCGCTGATCTCTCGGCGGAGCTACGGAACCGTCACGCCGGTCTGGTTGGTGCAGACCAGGCAGTTCCCGCTGCCCGTGCCGCAGATGCTGTTGCAGGGCTGCCCGACCTGTATCGGCGGCGTCATCGTTATCGGAGTCGGCGAGGCGACCGGCGTGGGCATCGCGGCCGGCGGAACCGCTTCGAAGCGCTGCAACTGGTAGGGGCCGGTATCGACCGGCGCGCAGAACGAAAACTCCCCCTTGACGTTGCTGCCGCGGGGGCCGATACCCGTCGACATCAGCTGCACGCCGTCCTTGGAGAGCACGATCGAGGTGCCGTCGTCGAAGACGGCCGTCGAGCCCATGATCGACCCATGCCCGGCGCACTGCATCGAGAGCGTCGGACGGGTCGCGGCCGTGCCGCATCGCGACGCCGGCGCAAAGCCGGACAGCACCGCGACCGTGTGGCCGGTCGCTTTCTCTGGCAATCCGTTGAAATAGTCGCTGACTGTCGCGTACATGTCGAGCGAGGCGACGTTGGCTGCGTCCGGCACGAACATCGTGAACGGCGCGGCGCTGGATCCGACCGGCACGCTGGTCAGAGTGACGTTCTCGATGTGATGCGTGCCGTGGTCCTCGGCGGTCACCAGCACGTTGAGCGCGCGCGGGCTAGGGACTGGCGGACTTATCGTCACCAGGCCCTCGACCGTCGATCGTCCGAGCGCGAAATTACACGAGCCTCCCGTTCCCAAGGAACAGCTGGCGCCGCCGTTGATCGTCATGCTCGAAGCGACGGTGTCGTAGCCGGCATCGGTGACGAGCATTGTGTAATTGCCTTTCGGTACCCGGTCGAAGCTTTGTGTCACGAGATTGCTGGACGACATCGGGTAAGTTCCGGTGTCGTCCGTATTGGCGCTTGCCAGCACTACGCAGTCCGAAGGCGTCGGCAGCTGGGTACAATCGGCGCCGCTGCCTGGCGCCGGCGCGAGAATCTCGAGCGTCGCCCCCTGCAGGGCCATCCCCGAGCAAGTGTCGGTCACTTTGCCGGCCAACGAGATTTGACCGGCACCCGACGAGTTGAGTTGTACCGTCTGTATTTTGCCTCGCCGCACCAGGACATTGTGCGCGAAGGCGTACGCGGAGCTCGAACCGGAGGCGACCAGGTCATACAGCGTACCGTCAGGACTCGCGGGCAATGGCAACTGATATTGGCCGCCGCCCAGAGTCGCAATTTCGACCACCTGGCCGGTGCTGGCCAACTCGGCCGCGACTTGGGTCGCCCCGAAGGCAGAGCCGGTTACCTCGCCTAGCGTGTTGACCACGTTTGGCAGCACCGTGCTCGTCACCGAGATGCTCGGCGAGAACGTATATAGCCCGCCGCTGAAGTTCGGCCGCCCGGCAAAAGGTTGAACGCCCGAAGTCACCGGGTTGATGGTGATGACCAGGGTGGTGAGCCCGCCGAGCGGCACGCTGACCCCGGTCACGCTCGTGGTAGTCAGGAACGCCGATGGATCGACCAGCGCGATCTGCGACGCGATACATCCTTCGAGCTGGCTGGAAGCCTCTTCGAGGCAGATCGGAACGACCGTGCCAGCATTGCTGCCGTCGAGCTCCAGCTCAATCGCGTGGTAGGTGTTGGCCGGCACCAGCTGGCTGTTCAACAGCTGGGGCACCGTCTGGATCTGGTTCATATCGACCTGCAGCTCGCTGGGTCCGGTGCCGGCGGAGCCGGGATTGGGGCCGGTGGTGTTGAGGTTGAACAACACGGCGAGCTGGGTGAATACGTCCACCATGGAGCCGGTGTTTAGCCCGACTCCTTGTGCCACTGGGACCGTGACCCAGTTGGGATCGGTCTGGTCCTGGAAGATGCTGGGATCGGTGCTCGGATTGAGCCTGACCGCCAGCACGTTGAACGCGAGGCTCTGGAAAGCCGGCGTGTACGGCAATTGGGTCGCTGGTGGAGAGCCGGTAAGAGCGATGACGACGGTGCCGCCGTTCGTAGTCTGCTGGGCCCTTCCGGTTTCGACCGGGACCAGCGCTACGGAAAAAAGCACCAACACCGGTGCGAGCAGGGCAATCGCTGCCCGCCAGGACGTAAGCTGTTTCACTCGCAAAGCCTGCTACGAAGATTTCGGTTCCCGCTTGGGATAACCTAACCTGTAGGCGAAGGCAAGCAACCATTCGCGCGCCGCAACGTAAACCGGGGCGTGGGACTTGACTGCATGGCCGGCGCACAAAGAGAATTCCGGGAGAATTTCTGCTGACATGAAGCGTATCCCGCAAGCCGTGATCGCAGCCGCGCTGGTCCTTGCCGCGCTCGTCGCCTTCCAGTTGTGCACGGTGGCGAACGCGCTCGCCTCGATGCAGGTCGTGGTCGGCAATCCGGGCTTGCAGCACTTCGACTCCGACGGCGGCGTCGAACTCGATTTCGGTCTGACCGATCAGGACGGGCAGCCGGTGGGCAATCTGCGCCCCGATGACGTGCAGGTCTTCGAAGACGGCAAGCCGGCGAAGATTCTTGATTTTCGGGGCGTGGGACAGGGCCGTCCGGTAGACATCGTGTTCGTAATGGACGTGACCGAGTCGATGCAGCCGTATATCGACGCGGTCAAGCAGAACATTGTGAATTTCGCCCACGACCTCGCCGCCAACAATCGCGACTATCGCCTGGGCCTGGTCACGTTCGAGGACTACGTGGTGTCGAAATATGCGGACTGCAATTGTTCTTATCAGAAAACCATGACCTCGGACGTCAACCAGTTCATCAGCTGGGTCGGCACGCTGCACGCCTCGGGCGGCGGCGATATTCCCGAAGATCAGCTCGACGCGCTCGCCTACGCCGCGAGCTTTCCATTTCGCCCGCAGGCCCAGGGCATCATCATCATAGTCACTGACGCCCCGCCGCATCATAAGGGCGACGGCTCCGCCTACACCCAGCACGACCAGGCCTTCTGGGATCACCATCAGAAGGGCCAGGACGTGACCGATCTCACCGGGAGCGACGTTGCCGCGATGATGAAGCGCAATGGGCTTACCCTCTACGCGGTGGTGCCGCCGCCGTTCATCGCGCCCGAGTACGCCGAAATAGTCGAGGCCACGCACGGCCGCTCCTACAACATCGTTACCGAGGAGGGGCGCTTTGCCTCGCTGGTGC from Candidatus Binataceae bacterium includes the following:
- a CDS encoding HlyD family secretion protein, translating into MKSIWFRRILLAAVAILLLAAIFPALRYYRYFSSHVSTDDAYVDGTIGLISSRISGTVTKVFVSDNWRVKAGDTLVELDPSDYQVQVNGAEAQLERARQTVDQLYAQVEAAQSGLKLAESQLRQARIDYDRAKQLKAQGVVSAEYYDQATTALRVAMATQGLANHQLMQAEAALGTNGEDHTRYQRPVVQQASAALQAARLNLSYTMIRAPFDGIVTRKSVHIGHRIEAGQPLMALVPIRGLYITANYKETQLTDVRVGQPVEVEADIYPGYIYQAHVDSISIGTGSAFALLPPENATGNWVKVVQRVPVKIVLNAPEPLDKPLRMGLSVEVTIDISDTRGPLLTSTLQHDLGARGVIPETLRKTPDEGTQNYHFFAPSQQTPSGLQSNSAPASPPANPGPPPEAGAPPK
- a CDS encoding FHA domain-containing protein, encoding MKRIPQAVIAAALVLAALVAFQLCTVANALASMQVVVGNPGLQHFDSDGGVELDFGLTDQDGQPVGNLRPDDVQVFEDGKPAKILDFRGVGQGRPVDIVFVMDVTESMQPYIDAVKQNIVNFAHDLAANNRDYRLGLVTFEDYVVSKYADCNCSYQKTMTSDVNQFISWVGTLHASGGGDIPEDQLDALAYAASFPFRPQAQGIIIIVTDAPPHHKGDGSAYTQHDQAFWDHHQKGQDVTDLTGSDVAAMMKRNGLTLYAVVPPPFIAPEYAEIVEATHGRSYNIVTEEGRFASLVREIGHSIATEYSLTYRTPRPIEDGTDRRVELKINYNGQTGSAETSYQVHGVGGATINVPEGGAEADTNMGGTGLRQLSFNWWNLAVPLIAIMGLFGLSRVRFGVSAEELKAIVEAQSQTAPPPPPRAAARPAVTAAPAPVARTVSSAPPPSSGPMAANEARLSLLEAIDPVPAEYSLFKDEVSLGRGEDNDVVIPHASVSRAHARLMRRNGVFELTDLNSTNGTYVNEQQVRGSTRVTSGNQVRLGDVRFVLRY